In Streptomyces sp. 840.1, one DNA window encodes the following:
- a CDS encoding class I SAM-dependent methyltransferase produces MPGTPEDTSAAQAAQSAQEAARSARFDALVTEADTVSVAGWDFSWLDGRATEQRPSWGYARAMGERLGRAGAALDIQTGGGEVLAAAPKLPPLTVATESWPPNIARATALLHPLGAAVVADEDEPPLPFGDAAFDLVVSRHPVTTWWDEIARVLTPGGTYFSQQVGPASVFELVEYFLGPQPPQVRGSRDPEQARAAAGAAGLEVVDLRFERLRTEFFDIGAVVYFLRKVIWMVPGFTVERYRPQLASLHRLIENEGPFVAHTTRFLIEARKPGRPVSPA; encoded by the coding sequence ATGCCCGGAACACCCGAAGACACCAGCGCGGCCCAGGCCGCACAGTCGGCACAGGAGGCGGCCCGGAGCGCCCGGTTCGACGCACTGGTCACCGAGGCGGACACCGTCTCCGTCGCGGGCTGGGACTTCTCCTGGCTCGACGGCCGCGCCACCGAGCAGCGGCCCTCCTGGGGCTACGCCCGTGCCATGGGGGAGCGGCTGGGCCGGGCGGGCGCGGCGCTCGACATCCAGACCGGCGGCGGTGAGGTCCTCGCCGCCGCGCCGAAGCTGCCGCCGCTGACCGTCGCCACCGAGTCCTGGCCGCCGAACATCGCCCGCGCCACCGCCCTGCTGCACCCGCTCGGCGCGGCCGTCGTCGCGGACGAGGACGAGCCGCCGCTGCCCTTCGGCGACGCGGCCTTCGACCTCGTCGTCAGCCGGCATCCGGTGACCACCTGGTGGGACGAGATCGCCCGGGTCCTGACGCCCGGCGGCACGTACTTCTCCCAACAGGTCGGCCCCGCAAGTGTCTTCGAACTCGTCGAGTACTTCCTCGGCCCGCAGCCGCCGCAGGTGCGGGGCAGCCGCGATCCGGAGCAGGCCCGCGCCGCCGCCGGGGCGGCCGGTCTCGAAGTCGTCGACCTGCGGTTCGAGCGGCTGCGCACCGAGTTCTTCGACATCGGCGCCGTCGTCTACTTCCTGCGCAAGGTGATCTGGATGGTGCCGGGCTTCACCGTCGAGCGGTACCGGCCGCAACTCGCCTCACTGCACCGGCTGATCGAGAACGAGGGCCCGTTCGTCGCCCACACCACCCGCTTTCTGATCGAGGCCCGCAAACCCGGACGGCCGGTCTCACCCGCGTAG
- a CDS encoding DUF192 domain-containing protein — protein MAQWRNGSGTLTFMDSERARETDIPLRIAASYRHRSRGLLGQDGIDGALLITPCGSVHSFRMRFTIDVAYLDRKLKVVAVRTMKPGRLGLPRLRARHVIEAEAGAMAGWGLRPGVRVAISQGDGSPGDGA, from the coding sequence ATGGCCCAATGGCGCAACGGCAGTGGAACGCTCACGTTCATGGACTCGGAGAGGGCGCGGGAGACGGACATTCCGCTGCGGATCGCGGCCTCGTACCGGCATCGGAGCCGTGGGCTGCTCGGGCAGGACGGCATCGACGGGGCGCTGCTGATCACGCCGTGCGGGAGTGTGCACTCCTTCCGTATGCGGTTCACGATCGATGTGGCCTATCTGGACCGGAAGTTGAAGGTGGTGGCGGTCCGCACGATGAAGCCGGGACGGCTCGGGCTCCCCCGCCTCCGCGCCCGGCACGTGATCGAGGCGGAGGCCGGTGCGATGGCCGGGTGGGGCCTGCGGCCGGGTGTGCGGGTGGCGATCTCGCAGGGCGACGGCTCCCCCGGTGACGGCGCGTGA
- a CDS encoding hydrogen peroxide-inducible genes activator produces MAQMNQGNRPKQPSLSQLRAFTAVAEHLHFRDAAAAIGMSQPALSGAVSALEEALGVQLIERTTRKVLLSPAGERLAVRARAVLEAVGELMEEAEAVRAPFTGVLRLGVIPTVAPYLLPTVLRLVHDRYPDLDLQVHEEQTSSLLEGLAAGRLDLLLLAVPLGVPGVSELPLFEEDFVLVMERTHWLGGRADIPREALRELPLLLLDEGHCLRDQALDICREAGRTEGAPVTTTAAGLSTLVQLVAGGLGVTLLPRTAVTVETARNEALTTGYFADPAPARRVALGMRAGAARHEEFEEFAAALRGAMAALPVRVATAGRT; encoded by the coding sequence GTGGCGCAGATGAACCAGGGCAACCGGCCCAAACAGCCCAGCCTCTCGCAGCTCCGCGCCTTCACTGCGGTGGCGGAACATCTGCACTTCCGGGACGCCGCGGCAGCAATCGGGATGAGTCAGCCGGCGCTCTCGGGAGCCGTGTCCGCGCTGGAGGAGGCACTGGGTGTCCAGCTCATCGAGCGTACGACGCGCAAGGTACTGCTCTCGCCCGCCGGGGAGCGGCTCGCGGTGCGGGCCCGCGCCGTGCTGGAGGCCGTCGGTGAGCTGATGGAGGAGGCCGAGGCCGTGCGCGCGCCCTTCACCGGGGTGCTCAGGCTCGGCGTGATCCCGACCGTCGCCCCGTACCTGCTGCCGACCGTGCTGCGGCTGGTCCACGACCGCTACCCCGACCTCGACCTCCAGGTGCACGAGGAGCAGACGTCCTCGCTGCTGGAGGGGCTCGCGGCGGGGCGGCTCGACCTGCTGCTGCTCGCGGTGCCGCTCGGGGTGCCCGGGGTGAGCGAGCTCCCGCTCTTCGAGGAGGACTTCGTCCTGGTGATGGAGCGCACCCACTGGCTCGGCGGACGGGCCGACATCCCGCGCGAGGCGCTCAGGGAGCTGCCGCTGCTGCTGCTCGACGAGGGGCACTGCCTGCGCGACCAGGCGCTCGACATCTGCCGGGAGGCGGGCCGCACCGAGGGCGCCCCCGTCACCACGACTGCCGCCGGGCTCTCCACCCTGGTACAGCTCGTGGCCGGCGGGCTCGGGGTGACGCTGCTGCCGCGCACCGCGGTGACGGTCGAGACCGCCCGCAACGAGGCCCTCACCACCGGGTACTTCGCGGACCCGGCCCCCGCCCGGCGGGTGGCGCTCGGCATGCGGGCCGGGGCGGCCAGGCACGAGGAGTTCGAGGAGTTCGCGGCGGCGCTGCGCGGGGCGATGGCGGCGCTGCCGGTACGCGTGGC
- a CDS encoding A24 family peptidase, producing MYATLIAVAALWGASAGLLVPRAAYRFSVEPEDAWRDACPAGHALTGPARGWLGSTRCTACATADPAVSTQTPRGLHPHPDTHPRPGPHPHPHPDTHPSPGPHPPPDTHPGASPGPEAPRPTPPRRGGPRYAPALLLPVISALGCAAVAATTGFRPELAVWLLLVPVAVLLAAVDHRVHRLPDRLTLPAAGAAAVLLGIAALLPEHGGSWLSALLGGAGLGAFYLLLFLVNPNGMGFGDVKLALSLGVVLGWYGWAVVFAGGFAGFLFGAVYGLALMIMRRAGRATGIPFGPFMIAGALLGILLGGLAA from the coding sequence GTGTACGCCACGCTGATAGCGGTCGCCGCCCTCTGGGGCGCCTCGGCCGGACTGCTGGTCCCGCGCGCCGCCTACCGGTTCTCCGTCGAACCCGAGGACGCGTGGCGCGACGCCTGCCCGGCCGGCCACGCGCTCACCGGCCCGGCCCGCGGCTGGCTCGGCTCCACGCGCTGCACGGCCTGTGCAACAGCGGATCCGGCAGTGTCCACACAGACGCCCCGCGGCCTGCACCCGCACCCAGACACCCACCCGCGCCCCGGCCCGCACCCGCACCCGCACCCAGACACCCACCCGTCCCCCGGCCCGCACCCGCCCCCGGACACCCACCCGGGCGCGTCCCCCGGCCCGGAGGCCCCCCGCCCCACGCCGCCGCGCCGGGGCGGACCTCGGTACGCGCCCGCCCTCCTCCTGCCCGTCATCTCCGCCCTCGGCTGCGCCGCGGTCGCCGCGACCACCGGGTTCCGCCCCGAGCTCGCCGTGTGGCTGCTGCTCGTCCCCGTCGCCGTGCTCCTCGCGGCCGTCGACCACCGCGTCCACCGGCTGCCGGACCGGCTGACGCTGCCTGCCGCCGGGGCGGCCGCCGTTCTCCTGGGCATCGCCGCCCTGCTGCCGGAACACGGCGGCTCCTGGCTGTCCGCGCTGCTCGGCGGTGCCGGCCTCGGCGCCTTCTACCTCCTGCTCTTCCTCGTCAACCCGAACGGAATGGGCTTCGGAGACGTCAAACTCGCGCTCTCACTGGGCGTGGTACTCGGCTGGTACGGCTGGGCCGTCGTGTTCGCGGGCGGCTTCGCCGGGTTCCTGTTCGGCGCGGTGTACGGCCTGGCGCTGATGATCATGCGCCGCGCCGGGCGCGCGACGGGCATCCCGTTCGGCCCGTTCATGATCGCCGGGGCGCTGCTCGGCATCCTCCTCGGCGGCCTGGCCGCCTGA
- a CDS encoding isoprenyl transferase, giving the protein MNLRDLVYGLYARRVEARLDHAQVPKHIGVILDGNRRWAKASGGTAAEGHQAGADKIKELLGWCSETDVEVVTLWMLSTDNFDRPESELIPLLGIIENTVRDLVADGRWRVHHVGTLDLLPAHTQTVLKEAEQATIGVDGILVNVAVGYGGRQEIADAVRSLLLDHSAKGTSFEDLAEIVSTDLISEHLYTRGQPDPDLVIRTSGEQRLSGFMLWQSAHSEYYFCEVFWPAFRRVDFLRALRDYAARHRRYGG; this is encoded by the coding sequence GTGAACTTGCGCGACCTGGTGTACGGGCTCTACGCCCGCCGGGTGGAGGCCCGCCTCGATCACGCCCAGGTGCCCAAGCACATCGGGGTCATCCTCGACGGGAACCGGCGCTGGGCGAAGGCCTCGGGCGGCACGGCCGCGGAGGGCCACCAGGCGGGCGCGGACAAGATCAAGGAGCTCCTCGGCTGGTGCAGTGAGACCGACGTCGAGGTGGTCACCCTCTGGATGCTCTCCACCGACAACTTCGACCGGCCCGAGTCCGAGCTGATCCCGCTCCTCGGCATCATCGAGAACACCGTGCGCGACCTCGTCGCCGACGGCCGCTGGCGGGTCCACCACGTCGGCACGCTCGACCTGCTGCCCGCGCACACCCAGACGGTCCTCAAGGAGGCCGAACAGGCCACGATCGGGGTCGACGGAATACTGGTCAACGTCGCCGTCGGCTACGGGGGCCGCCAGGAGATCGCGGACGCGGTGCGCTCGCTGCTGCTCGACCACTCCGCCAAGGGCACCTCCTTCGAGGACCTGGCCGAGATCGTCTCCACCGACCTGATCTCCGAGCACCTCTACACCCGGGGCCAGCCCGATCCGGACCTGGTGATCCGGACCAGTGGCGAACAGCGTCTGTCGGGCTTCATGCTCTGGCAGAGCGCCCATTCGGAGTACTACTTCTGCGAGGTTTTCTGGCCGGCGTTCCGCCGCGTCGACTTCCTGCGGGCCCTGCGCGACTACGCGGCCCGGCACCGCCGCTACGGGGGCTGA
- a CDS encoding transglycosylase SLT domain-containing protein codes for MSRISVRGFAVASATAVTTVGAVVGVAAGSTPAVDDNNFEATAADTTLLADIPAGQQAQVQTASLTQQADAQASAADATAKKSAEESARLQAAKDAKTKKQAAEDRLVKERKAEQDKKDAAERASRSEVRSASSFAVQGSYSVAEVQAMARQIVPADQFQCFSNIVNVESSWNYRASNPSSGAYGLVQALPGSKMSSAGADWQTNPATQIKWGLSYMNSGRYGSPCAAWSFWQANHWY; via the coding sequence GTGAGCCGGATCTCGGTCCGGGGGTTCGCCGTGGCATCTGCCACAGCGGTAACCACCGTAGGCGCCGTCGTGGGAGTTGCAGCGGGCAGTACCCCTGCTGTCGACGACAACAACTTCGAGGCCACCGCAGCCGACACCACGCTGCTCGCAGACATCCCCGCGGGCCAGCAGGCCCAGGTGCAGACCGCTTCCCTGACGCAGCAGGCCGACGCCCAGGCGTCCGCAGCCGACGCGACGGCGAAGAAGTCCGCGGAGGAATCGGCCCGCCTCCAGGCCGCCAAGGACGCCAAGACGAAGAAGCAGGCGGCCGAGGACCGGCTGGTGAAGGAGCGCAAGGCCGAGCAGGACAAGAAGGACGCTGCCGAACGCGCCAGCCGTTCCGAGGTCCGCAGCGCCTCCTCCTTCGCCGTCCAGGGCTCGTACTCCGTTGCCGAGGTCCAGGCGATGGCCCGGCAGATCGTGCCGGCCGACCAGTTCCAGTGCTTCAGCAACATCGTGAACGTCGAGTCGAGCTGGAACTACCGGGCGAGCAACCCGTCCTCCGGTGCCTACGGTCTCGTCCAGGCGCTGCCCGGCTCGAAGATGTCCTCGGCCGGTGCCGACTGGCAGACCAACCCGGCCACGCAGATCAAGTGGGGCCTCAGCTACATGAACAGCGGCCGCTACGGCAGCCCGTGCGCGGCCTGGTCGTTCTGGCAGGCCAACCACTGGTACTAG
- a CDS encoding PhoH family protein, which produces MVTSTKRRMPDRRTYVLDTSVLLADPNAMSRFDEHEVVLPIVVVTELEAKRHHPELGYFARQALRLLDDFRVRYGRLDAPIPLGDLGGTLRVELNHSDPGVLPAGYRLGDNDSRILAVARNLQAEGYDVTVVSKDLPLRIKASSVGLLAEEYRAELAITDAGWTGMGELSLSAEQVDLLFSEETLYVPEAADLPVHTGLVLQSERGKALGRVTPEGNVRLVRGDREAFGIHGRSAEQRIALDLLLDQDVGIVSLGGRAGTGKSALALCAGLEAVLERGQHKKVMVFRPLYAVGGQDLGYLPGSEAEKMGPWAQAVFDTLSAVAGREVIEEVLGRGMLEVLPLTHIRGRSLHDAFVIVDEAQSLERNVLLTVLSRIGANSRVVLTHDVAQRDNLRVGRYDGVVAVVEKLKGHPLFAHTTLTRSERSPIAALVTEMLEEGQI; this is translated from the coding sequence GTGGTGACCAGCACAAAGCGCCGCATGCCCGACAGGCGCACCTATGTTCTCGACACCAGCGTCCTGCTGGCCGATCCGAACGCCATGTCCCGGTTCGACGAGCACGAAGTAGTGCTCCCGATCGTCGTGGTCACGGAACTGGAGGCCAAACGGCACCATCCGGAGCTCGGGTACTTCGCCCGGCAGGCCCTGCGCCTGCTGGACGACTTCCGGGTCCGGTACGGCCGGCTGGATGCCCCGATCCCCCTCGGGGATCTGGGCGGGACGCTGCGCGTCGAACTCAACCATTCCGATCCCGGCGTACTTCCCGCCGGCTACCGGTTGGGGGACAACGACTCACGGATTCTCGCGGTAGCGCGCAATCTGCAGGCCGAGGGGTACGACGTCACGGTCGTCTCCAAGGACCTGCCGCTCCGTATCAAGGCGTCGTCGGTCGGTCTCCTCGCCGAGGAGTACCGCGCCGAGCTCGCCATCACCGACGCCGGCTGGACGGGGATGGGCGAGCTGTCCCTCTCCGCCGAGCAGGTGGACCTCCTCTTCTCCGAGGAGACGCTGTACGTCCCCGAGGCCGCCGATCTGCCGGTGCACACCGGGCTGGTCCTCCAGTCCGAGCGCGGCAAGGCGCTCGGGCGGGTGACGCCGGAGGGCAACGTCCGGCTCGTCCGGGGCGACCGGGAGGCCTTCGGTATCCACGGCCGCAGCGCCGAGCAGCGCATCGCGCTGGATCTGCTGCTCGACCAGGACGTCGGCATCGTCTCGCTGGGCGGCCGGGCCGGCACCGGCAAGTCCGCACTGGCGCTCTGCGCCGGTCTGGAGGCCGTGCTGGAGCGGGGGCAGCACAAGAAGGTGATGGTCTTCCGTCCGCTGTACGCGGTCGGCGGGCAGGATCTCGGCTACCTGCCCGGTTCCGAGGCCGAGAAGATGGGCCCCTGGGCCCAGGCGGTCTTCGACACGCTCTCGGCGGTCGCCGGGCGCGAGGTCATCGAGGAGGTCCTGGGGCGCGGGATGCTGGAGGTGCTGCCGCTCACCCACATCCGCGGCCGGTCCCTCCACGACGCCTTCGTGATCGTCGACGAGGCCCAGTCCCTCGAACGGAACGTCCTGCTGACCGTGTTGTCCCGGATCGGGGCGAATTCGCGGGTGGTGCTCACGCATGACGTGGCCCAGCGGGACAACCTCCGGGTCGGCCGGTACGACGGAGTGGTCGCCGTGGTCGAGAAGCTGAAGGGTCATCCGCTCTTCGCCCACACCACGCTCACCCGGTCCGAGCGCTCGCCCATCGCCGCACTGGTGACCGAAATGCTGGAGGAAGGCCAGATCTGA
- a CDS encoding alkyl hydroperoxide reductase — protein sequence MALDELKAAVPDFAKDLKLNLGSVIGNSDLPQQQLWGTVLACAIASRSPKVLRELEPEAKANLSAEAYTAAKSAAAVMAMNNVFYRTRHLLSDPEYGTLRAGLRMNVIGNPGVEKVDFELWSLAVSAINGCGQCLDSHEQVLRKAGVDRETIQEAVKIASVLQAVGVTLEAEAVLAE from the coding sequence ATGGCACTCGACGAACTGAAGGCCGCCGTTCCGGACTTCGCCAAGGACCTGAAGCTGAACCTCGGTTCGGTCATCGGGAACAGCGACCTGCCGCAGCAGCAGCTCTGGGGCACCGTCCTCGCCTGCGCGATCGCCTCGCGCTCGCCGAAGGTGCTGCGCGAGCTGGAGCCGGAGGCGAAGGCCAACCTCTCCGCGGAGGCGTACACCGCCGCGAAGTCGGCCGCCGCCGTCATGGCGATGAACAACGTCTTCTACCGGACCCGGCACCTGCTGTCGGACCCGGAGTACGGGACGCTCCGTGCCGGCCTGCGGATGAACGTGATCGGCAATCCGGGCGTGGAGAAGGTCGACTTCGAGCTGTGGTCGCTCGCCGTCTCCGCGATCAACGGCTGCGGCCAGTGCCTGGACTCCCACGAGCAGGTGCTGCGCAAGGCCGGCGTCGACCGTGAGACCATTCAGGAAGCCGTCAAGATCGCCTCGGTGCTCCAGGCGGTCGGCGTGACGCTCGAGGCCGAAGCGGTCCTCGCGGAGTAA
- a CDS encoding AI-2E family transporter: MSKLPGWLGQLGAELTKMGERLEERRVEADDEDEKAAREGSSATAGVPPGSGAEKGAADHVPPPPDYAPAVAARPDPVAAIPWGMRVAAEAGWRLLVLAGTLWVLMRVISAVQLVVLAFVAALLVTAMLQPTVARLRRYGLPHGLATAVTAVLGFIIMGLVGWFVVWQVMDNLDTLSDKIQDGIQDLKNWLLDSPFHVTDKQINDVAKNLSDTVGTNTEAITSAGLQGVTVMVELLTGMLLAMFSTLFLLYDGKRIWHWVLKLVPAQARPGVAGAGPRAWRTLTAYVRGTVIVALIDAIFIGLGIYFLNVPMAVPLAVFIFLFAFIPLVGAVVSGALAVVVALVTEGVFTALMVLVVVLAVQQIEGHILQPFILGRAVRVHPLAVVLSVAAGGMIAGIGGAVVAVPLVAVTNTVVGYLRAYGQEDSRRHSPPPHGSTALDTAPTPAPGSPPEPVDDGSDDEEQPVADAPKEP; the protein is encoded by the coding sequence ATGTCGAAACTGCCGGGATGGCTGGGACAGCTGGGGGCCGAACTCACCAAGATGGGTGAGCGCCTGGAGGAACGTCGCGTCGAGGCCGATGACGAGGACGAGAAGGCGGCGCGCGAGGGCTCGTCCGCGACGGCCGGCGTACCGCCGGGGAGCGGGGCCGAGAAGGGCGCCGCCGACCATGTGCCGCCGCCGCCCGACTACGCCCCCGCGGTCGCCGCGCGCCCCGATCCGGTCGCGGCCATCCCCTGGGGGATGCGGGTCGCCGCCGAGGCCGGCTGGCGGCTGCTCGTGCTCGCGGGCACCCTGTGGGTGCTCATGCGGGTCATCAGCGCGGTGCAACTGGTGGTGCTGGCCTTCGTCGCCGCGCTGCTCGTCACCGCGATGCTCCAGCCGACGGTCGCCCGGCTGAGGCGGTACGGGCTGCCGCACGGGCTGGCGACCGCCGTCACGGCGGTCCTGGGCTTCATCATCATGGGCCTGGTCGGCTGGTTCGTGGTGTGGCAGGTGATGGACAACCTCGACACCCTGTCCGACAAGATCCAGGACGGTATCCAGGACCTCAAGAACTGGCTGCTCGACAGCCCGTTCCACGTCACCGACAAGCAGATCAACGACGTCGCGAAGAACCTCAGCGACACCGTCGGCACCAACACCGAGGCGATCACCTCGGCCGGACTCCAGGGCGTCACCGTGATGGTGGAGCTCCTGACCGGGATGCTGCTGGCGATGTTCTCCACGCTCTTCCTGCTGTACGACGGCAAGCGCATCTGGCACTGGGTGCTCAAGCTCGTCCCCGCGCAGGCGCGGCCGGGTGTCGCCGGAGCGGGTCCGCGCGCCTGGCGCACGCTGACCGCCTACGTACGGGGCACGGTCATCGTCGCGCTGATCGACGCGATCTTCATCGGCCTCGGGATCTACTTCCTCAATGTGCCGATGGCCGTTCCGCTGGCTGTCTTCATCTTCCTCTTCGCCTTCATCCCGCTCGTCGGCGCGGTGGTCTCCGGGGCGCTGGCCGTGGTGGTCGCGCTCGTCACCGAGGGCGTGTTCACGGCGCTGATGGTGCTGGTGGTGGTCCTGGCGGTGCAGCAGATCGAGGGCCACATCCTGCAGCCGTTCATCCTGGGCCGCGCGGTGCGCGTGCACCCGCTGGCCGTGGTCCTCTCGGTCGCCGCGGGCGGCATGATCGCGGGCATCGGCGGTGCGGTCGTCGCGGTGCCGCTGGTGGCGGTGACGAATACGGTGGTCGGCTATCTGCGGGCGTACGGCCAGGAGGATTCCCGGCGCCACTCGCCGCCGCCGCACGGCTCGACGGCCCTGGACACGGCGCCGACCCCGGCGCCCGGATCGCCGCCGGAGCCGGTCGACGACGGCAGCGACGACGAGGAGCAGCCGGTGGCGGACGCGCCGAAGGAACCCTGA
- the mgrA gene encoding L-glyceraldehyde 3-phosphate reductase translates to MTDSSSYYLAAGTRYDSMEYRRTGRSGLKLPAVSLGLWHNFGDDRALDSQRAILRRAFDLGVTHFDLANNYGPPPGSAELNFGKLFRQDFAPYRDELVISTKAGYDMHPGPYGEWGSRKYLLSSLDASLKRMGLDYVDIFYSHRFDPDTPLEETMGALASAVQQGKALYVGVSSYNSEQTAEAARLLKEMGVPALIHQPSYSMINRWTEEDGLLDTLEAAGMGCISFVPLAQGLLTNKYLKGIPEGSRATQGKSLNPDLLSDEVVRRLNGLNDIARGRGQSLAQLALNWVLRDSRMTSALIGASSVRQLEENVAALAGPALTAAELKEIDTFAVDTAGTNIWAGRA, encoded by the coding sequence GTGACTGATTCCTCTTCCTATTACCTGGCCGCCGGCACGCGCTACGACTCCATGGAGTACCGGCGCACCGGCCGCAGCGGTCTCAAGCTCCCGGCCGTCTCGCTCGGCCTCTGGCACAACTTCGGCGACGACCGCGCGCTCGACTCGCAGCGCGCCATCCTGCGCCGCGCCTTCGACCTCGGGGTGACCCACTTCGACCTGGCCAACAACTACGGCCCGCCGCCCGGCTCCGCCGAGCTGAACTTCGGGAAGCTCTTCCGGCAGGACTTCGCCCCGTACCGCGACGAGCTGGTGATCTCCACCAAGGCCGGGTACGACATGCACCCCGGCCCCTACGGCGAGTGGGGCTCGCGCAAGTACCTGCTGTCCTCGCTCGACGCCTCGCTGAAGCGGATGGGCCTCGACTACGTCGACATCTTCTACTCGCACCGCTTCGACCCGGACACCCCGCTGGAGGAGACGATGGGGGCCCTGGCCTCCGCCGTGCAGCAGGGCAAGGCGCTGTACGTAGGGGTGTCCTCGTACAACTCCGAGCAGACCGCCGAGGCGGCGCGGCTGCTCAAGGAGATGGGCGTACCGGCCCTGATCCACCAGCCGTCCTACTCGATGATCAACCGCTGGACCGAGGAGGACGGTCTGCTGGACACGCTGGAGGCGGCCGGCATGGGCTGCATCTCCTTCGTGCCGCTCGCCCAGGGGCTGCTGACCAACAAGTACCTGAAGGGCATCCCGGAGGGTTCGCGCGCCACCCAGGGCAAGTCCCTCAACCCGGACCTGCTCTCGGACGAGGTGGTGCGCCGGCTCAACGGCCTGAACGACATCGCGCGCGGGCGCGGTCAGTCGCTGGCCCAGCTGGCCCTCAACTGGGTGCTGCGCGACAGCCGTATGACGTCGGCTCTGATCGGCGCGTCGAGCGTGCGGCAGCTGGAGGAGAACGTCGCGGCGCTGGCCGGTCCGGCTCTGACCGCGGCGGAGCTGAAGGAGATCGACACCTTCGCGGTGGACACCGCCGGGACCAACATCTGGGCCGGACGGGCCTGA
- a CDS encoding peroxiredoxin, whose protein sequence is MLTVGDKFPEFDLTACVSLESGKEFEQINHKTYEGQWKIVFAWPKDFTFVCPTEIAAFGKLNEEFADRDAQVLGFSGDSEFVHHAWRKDHPDLTDLPFPMLADSKHELMRDLGIEGEDGFAQRAVFIVDQNNEIQFTMVTAGSVGRNPKEVLRVLDALQTDELCPCNWTKGENTLDPVALLSGE, encoded by the coding sequence GTGCTCACTGTCGGTGACAAGTTCCCCGAGTTCGACCTGACCGCTTGTGTTTCGCTGGAGAGCGGCAAGGAGTTCGAGCAGATCAACCACAAGACCTACGAGGGTCAGTGGAAGATCGTCTTCGCGTGGCCGAAGGACTTCACGTTCGTCTGCCCCACCGAGATCGCCGCGTTCGGCAAGCTGAACGAGGAGTTCGCCGACCGCGACGCGCAGGTCCTCGGCTTCTCCGGTGACTCCGAGTTCGTGCACCACGCCTGGCGCAAGGACCACCCGGACCTGACCGACCTGCCCTTCCCGATGCTGGCCGACTCCAAGCACGAGCTGATGCGGGACCTCGGCATCGAGGGCGAGGACGGCTTCGCGCAGCGCGCCGTCTTCATCGTCGACCAGAACAACGAGATCCAGTTCACGATGGTGACCGCCGGTTCCGTGGGCCGTAACCCCAAGGAGGTCCTGCGGGTCCTCGACGCCCTGCAGACCGACGAGCTGTGCCCCTGCAACTGGACCAAGGGCGAGAACACCCTCGACCCGGTCGCGCTCCTCTCGGGCGAGTGA